One window of the Candidatus Microbacterium colombiense genome contains the following:
- a CDS encoding ribbon-helix-helix protein, CopG family, giving the protein MAMTVRLPEDLDAQLGELAARRHTSKHALLIEAADRFVRDSSRTAEVNSAVDFVLSNDRVLLERLEDA; this is encoded by the coding sequence ATGGCGATGACCGTGCGGCTTCCGGAAGACCTCGATGCGCAGCTGGGCGAGCTGGCCGCGCGACGGCACACCTCCAAGCACGCCCTCCTGATCGAAGCGGCCGACCGGTTCGTGCGGGACTCCTCGCGCACCGCCGAGGTGAACTCCGCTGTCGACTTCGTCCTCAGCAATGACAGGGTCCTCCTGGAGCGCCTCGAAGACGCATGA
- a CDS encoding histidinol-phosphate transaminase: MTEPILPRIRPAIAALAPYRQGKQAGPDAFKLSSNENPFDPLPSVVAALQHTTPINRYPDATAGRLRARLSERYGVRPDEVHVAAGSVSILHQLILASASVGDEVIYAWRSFEAYPSLPLVAGATGVQVPLTAESTHDLDAMADAVTERTRAIILCTPNNPTGPIITSAEFAAFVERVPADVLIILDEAYAEFVTAPGAVDGLAERVFESHPNVVVLRTFSKAYGLAGLRIGYAIGNEKVLDAARTTGIPLSVTSAAENAAIASLDAEAELLERVAVIVERRTLLVDGLRAQGWQVPDAQANFVWLPTGARTDEVAAAFVAADLIVRPFSGDGIRISVGEEPSIARVLEVAAASR, translated from the coding sequence GTGACCGAGCCGATTCTGCCCCGCATCCGACCAGCCATCGCCGCCCTCGCGCCGTATCGCCAGGGGAAGCAGGCCGGGCCCGACGCCTTCAAGCTGTCGAGCAATGAGAACCCGTTCGATCCGCTCCCCTCGGTCGTGGCGGCGCTGCAGCACACCACGCCGATCAACCGCTATCCCGATGCGACAGCCGGCCGGCTGCGGGCCCGACTGAGCGAGCGCTACGGCGTCCGACCCGATGAGGTGCACGTCGCCGCGGGCAGCGTCTCGATCCTCCACCAGCTGATCCTCGCCTCGGCATCCGTCGGCGACGAGGTCATCTACGCCTGGCGCTCCTTCGAGGCCTACCCGAGCCTTCCGCTGGTCGCCGGAGCGACCGGAGTGCAGGTGCCGCTCACGGCCGAATCCACGCATGACCTCGACGCGATGGCGGATGCCGTCACCGAGCGCACGCGCGCCATCATCCTCTGCACCCCGAACAACCCGACCGGCCCGATCATCACGAGCGCCGAGTTCGCCGCCTTCGTCGAGCGCGTCCCGGCCGATGTCCTGATCATCCTCGACGAGGCGTACGCCGAGTTCGTCACCGCGCCGGGTGCCGTCGACGGCCTCGCCGAGCGCGTCTTCGAGAGTCACCCGAACGTGGTCGTGCTGCGCACCTTCTCGAAGGCCTACGGGCTCGCCGGCCTGCGCATCGGCTACGCGATCGGCAACGAGAAGGTGCTCGACGCCGCACGCACCACCGGCATCCCGCTGTCGGTCACGTCCGCCGCCGAGAACGCCGCGATCGCGAGCCTCGACGCCGAGGCCGAGCTGCTCGAGCGTGTCGCGGTGATCGTCGAGCGACGCACGCTGCTGGTCGACGGACTGCGTGCGCAGGGATGGCAGGTGCCCGATGCGCAGGCGAACTTCGTCTGGCTGCCCACCGGCGCGCGCACCGACGAGGTCGCCGCCGCATTCGTCGCAGCGGACCTCATCGTGCGTCCGTTCTCGGGCGACGGCATCCGGATCTCGGTCGGAGAAGAGCCCTCCATCGCCCGCGTGCTGGAGGTCGCCGCCGCATCGCGGTGA
- a CDS encoding type II toxin-antitoxin system death-on-curing family toxin, translating to MTEYLTLEDGLLIVDRLGFHVRDAGLLASALARPAASLFGDDAYPTIDRKGAALLESLARNHPLFDGNKRTSWTSFVAFLWINGWKHDFSTDDAFDLVVGVASGTIDLDESERRIQTHRVRRDDANR from the coding sequence ATGACCGAGTACCTCACGTTGGAAGACGGCCTGCTCATCGTCGACCGTCTCGGCTTCCACGTACGCGACGCCGGTCTGCTCGCGTCCGCGCTGGCACGGCCCGCCGCATCGCTCTTCGGCGACGACGCGTATCCGACGATCGACCGCAAGGGCGCTGCCCTCTTGGAATCGCTGGCGCGGAACCATCCGTTGTTCGATGGGAACAAACGCACATCCTGGACGAGTTTCGTGGCGTTTCTCTGGATCAACGGGTGGAAGCACGACTTCTCCACCGATGACGCATTCGACCTGGTGGTCGGAGTCGCGTCGGGCACAATCGATCTCGATGAGTCCGAGCGGCGCATTCAGACCCACCGCGTGCGCCGCGACGACGCGAACCGCTGA
- the pdhA gene encoding pyruvate dehydrogenase (acetyl-transferring) E1 component subunit alpha, which produces MITPETPLVRVLDETGQFVPSAAAEQYLPLIEAISDAELEQFYRDMVVIRAIDTQATNLQRQGQLALWPPSRGQEAAQVGSGRAARAQDTIFPSYREHAVTRIRGVDPVDIIKLMRGVSHGGWDPTDPKNGNTRLYTLVLGSQVLHATGYAMGLEFDGRSGTGDVDRDEAVIVYYGDGASSQGDVHEAMVFAASYQAPTVFFLQNNHWAISVPVSTQSRVPLVQRSAGYGIPSVRIDGNDVLASYAVSRVALDEARSGQGPRAIEAVTYRLGAHTTSDDPTKYRGSDEEESWARRDPILRMRAFLENKGAAASFFAEVDAEGADAAEDLRARSVELGPPPAGKIFDHVYSEPHPLIDEQKAWRARYEASFEGGHA; this is translated from the coding sequence GTGATCACCCCCGAGACACCTCTTGTGCGCGTTCTGGACGAGACCGGACAGTTCGTCCCCTCCGCTGCCGCCGAGCAGTACCTGCCGTTGATCGAAGCGATCAGCGATGCAGAGCTTGAGCAGTTCTACCGCGACATGGTCGTCATCCGCGCCATCGACACCCAGGCGACCAACCTGCAGCGCCAAGGGCAGCTCGCGTTGTGGCCGCCGAGCCGTGGACAGGAGGCGGCGCAGGTCGGCTCCGGTCGCGCCGCCCGCGCGCAGGACACGATCTTCCCCTCGTATCGCGAGCACGCGGTGACGCGTATCCGCGGGGTCGACCCCGTCGACATCATCAAGCTGATGCGCGGCGTCTCGCACGGCGGGTGGGACCCCACCGACCCCAAGAACGGCAACACCCGTCTGTACACGCTGGTTCTCGGCTCCCAGGTGCTGCACGCCACCGGGTACGCGATGGGTCTCGAGTTCGACGGCAGGTCCGGCACCGGAGATGTCGACCGCGACGAGGCCGTCATCGTCTACTACGGCGACGGAGCATCCAGCCAGGGCGACGTGCACGAGGCCATGGTCTTCGCCGCGAGCTACCAGGCGCCCACCGTCTTCTTCCTGCAGAACAACCACTGGGCCATCTCGGTGCCGGTCTCGACGCAGTCGCGCGTCCCGCTCGTGCAGCGCAGCGCCGGCTACGGCATCCCCAGCGTCCGCATCGACGGCAACGACGTGCTCGCCAGCTACGCCGTATCGCGGGTGGCACTCGACGAGGCGCGCAGCGGACAGGGCCCCCGAGCGATCGAAGCGGTCACCTACCGCCTGGGCGCGCACACCACGAGCGACGACCCGACCAAGTACCGCGGCAGCGATGAGGAAGAATCGTGGGCGCGGCGCGACCCGATCCTGCGCATGCGCGCCTTCCTCGAGAACAAGGGTGCTGCGGCATCCTTCTTCGCCGAGGTGGATGCCGAGGGCGCCGACGCCGCGGAAGACCTCCGTGCCCGTTCGGTCGAACTCGGACCGCCGCCCGCAGGGAAGATCTTCGACCATGTCTACAGCGAGCCGCATCCGCTGATCGATGAGCAGAAGGCCTGGCGCGCACGATACGAGGCCTCGTTCGAGGGAGGACACGCATGA
- a CDS encoding ROK family protein, protein MTEVSADLGTGRASVGAVLDFAWTTGEFTATEVMASTSMTRSTAIDAIDTLVGAAVLTELPNARVAGSYRSGRPSRRFVLSAALGVVIGVDAGDTHLAVTVADLRDRALVHHRTDLDPSQSAAERRKTILGRMDDALTEAEHARGDVLAVCIGVAAPVNRDGISPPHPDGFWERTNPGLAEALRGWAPVVQIKNDAQLAAIAEGAEGAAIGCRDYVALLASERFGGGVVVDGHVLHGAHGGVGEGVVFDHIVGVGSAFGLRYAVQDQVRSAMDAGEIASGGAVGRLVEGDRIDPRLLLTLAASGDADALLVTSRVGATVARIVGVLGSMYDPDRVIVCGAVAESIEPVLAAARRILPDELHLPAPEILASTLGAEVVSVGAVATARRLARERAVPLLAEQRLRASA, encoded by the coding sequence GTGACAGAAGTCTCCGCAGACCTGGGCACCGGACGCGCGAGCGTCGGTGCCGTGCTCGACTTCGCCTGGACCACCGGGGAGTTCACCGCGACCGAGGTGATGGCGAGCACGTCGATGACCCGCTCCACCGCCATCGACGCGATCGACACGCTCGTCGGCGCAGCCGTGCTGACAGAGCTCCCGAACGCCCGCGTCGCCGGAAGCTACCGCTCCGGCCGCCCCTCCCGCCGCTTCGTGCTGTCGGCCGCGCTGGGAGTCGTGATCGGCGTGGATGCCGGCGACACGCACCTCGCCGTCACGGTCGCCGATCTGCGCGACCGCGCGCTCGTGCACCACCGCACCGACCTCGATCCCTCGCAATCCGCCGCCGAGCGACGCAAGACCATCCTCGGACGGATGGATGATGCGTTGACCGAGGCCGAACACGCGCGCGGCGACGTCCTGGCCGTGTGCATCGGCGTGGCCGCGCCGGTGAATCGTGACGGCATCTCGCCCCCGCATCCCGACGGGTTCTGGGAGCGCACCAACCCCGGTCTCGCCGAGGCGCTGCGCGGCTGGGCGCCCGTCGTGCAGATCAAGAACGATGCCCAGCTCGCCGCGATCGCGGAGGGTGCGGAAGGCGCCGCGATCGGATGCCGCGACTACGTCGCCCTGCTCGCGAGCGAGCGGTTCGGCGGGGGCGTGGTGGTCGACGGGCACGTGCTGCACGGCGCGCACGGCGGCGTCGGCGAGGGCGTGGTGTTCGACCACATCGTCGGCGTCGGCTCAGCCTTCGGCCTCCGCTACGCCGTACAGGACCAGGTGCGCTCGGCCATGGACGCCGGCGAGATCGCCTCCGGCGGCGCAGTCGGCCGACTGGTCGAGGGTGACCGCATCGATCCCCGCCTCCTGCTCACGCTCGCGGCGTCGGGCGATGCGGATGCCCTGCTCGTGACCTCCCGTGTCGGAGCCACCGTGGCCCGCATCGTCGGCGTGCTCGGGAGCATGTACGACCCCGACCGAGTGATCGTGTGCGGAGCTGTCGCCGAGAGCATCGAGCCCGTGCTCGCCGCGGCCCGGCGCATCCTGCCGGACGAACTGCATCTGCCCGCGCCCGAGATCCTCGCCTCGACGCTCGGCGCCGAAGTGGTGTCGGTCGGCGCCGTGGCGACCGCGCGCCGCCTCGCGCGGGAGCGCGCGGTGCCCCTGCTCGCGGAGCAGCGGCTGCGCGCCTCGGCGTAG
- a CDS encoding phage holin family protein, producing MRFIIRVVVNAFALWVVTLIPALQVQITAFPPAETLQLVLTLLAVAAIFALVNTIIGTVVKIVAFPLYILTFGLIGFLINGFLLWLTAWITSGFGWGLTVGDFWWGVLAAIIISVINGLFGFILRPQNKRSRRD from the coding sequence ATGCGCTTCATCATCCGAGTCGTCGTCAACGCGTTCGCCCTCTGGGTCGTGACGCTGATCCCTGCCCTGCAGGTGCAGATCACCGCGTTCCCGCCCGCCGAGACACTGCAGCTCGTGCTGACGCTCTTGGCCGTCGCCGCGATCTTCGCCCTGGTGAACACCATCATCGGGACGGTCGTGAAGATCGTCGCCTTCCCGCTCTACATCCTCACCTTCGGTCTCATCGGCTTCCTGATCAACGGCTTCCTGTTGTGGCTCACGGCCTGGATCACGAGCGGCTTCGGCTGGGGCCTCACGGTGGGCGACTTCTGGTGGGGCGTGCTCGCCGCGATCATCATCTCGGTGATCAACGGACTGTTCGGCTTCATCCTGCGCCCGCAGAACAAGCGCTCGCGCCGCGACTGA
- a CDS encoding alpha-ketoacid dehydrogenase subunit beta, which translates to MTLETMPLSKALNAGLRAAMENDPKVLLMGEDIGKLGGVFRVTEHLQRDFGDRRVLDTPLAESGIVGTAIGLAMTGFRPVIEIQFDGFVFPAFDQITTQLAKLTNRHEGAITMPIVIRIPYGGHIGAVEHHQESPEAYFAHTPGLRVVSPSTPNDAYWMIQEAIASNDPVIFMEPKSKYWQKGEVDLASSAAPLHASRVVRTGTDVTLVGHGAMVTTLLQAAALAEAEGTSCEVVDVRSLSPIDYAPLLDSVRKTGRMVYAQEAQGFTSIGSEVAATVMERAFYALEAPVLRVSGYDTPFPPAKLEGAYLPDADRILEAVDRSLAY; encoded by the coding sequence ATGACTCTCGAGACGATGCCCCTGAGCAAGGCCCTCAACGCGGGCCTGCGTGCGGCGATGGAGAACGACCCGAAGGTTCTGCTCATGGGCGAGGACATCGGGAAGCTCGGCGGCGTGTTCCGCGTGACCGAGCACCTGCAGCGCGACTTCGGCGACCGTCGCGTGCTCGACACCCCGCTCGCGGAGTCGGGAATCGTCGGCACGGCGATCGGCCTCGCGATGACCGGGTTCCGCCCCGTCATCGAGATCCAGTTCGACGGCTTCGTGTTCCCCGCCTTCGACCAGATCACCACGCAGCTCGCGAAGCTCACCAACCGACACGAGGGCGCGATCACCATGCCGATCGTGATCCGCATTCCGTACGGCGGGCACATCGGTGCCGTCGAGCATCACCAGGAGAGCCCGGAGGCGTACTTCGCGCACACTCCCGGACTGCGGGTGGTGTCGCCGTCGACGCCGAACGACGCGTACTGGATGATCCAGGAGGCCATCGCCTCGAACGACCCCGTGATCTTCATGGAGCCCAAGAGCAAGTACTGGCAGAAGGGCGAGGTCGACCTCGCCTCCTCCGCGGCGCCGCTGCATGCCTCGCGGGTGGTGCGCACGGGCACCGATGTCACGCTCGTCGGACACGGCGCCATGGTCACAACCCTGCTGCAGGCGGCCGCACTCGCCGAGGCCGAGGGAACCAGCTGCGAGGTCGTCGACGTGCGGTCGCTGTCGCCGATCGACTACGCGCCCCTGCTCGACTCGGTGCGAAAGACCGGTCGAATGGTCTACGCCCAGGAGGCACAGGGGTTCACGAGCATCGGCAGCGAGGTCGCGGCGACCGTGATGGAGCGGGCGTTCTACGCACTCGAGGCGCCGGTGCTGCGCGTCTCCGGCTACGACACTCCGTTCCCGCCCGCGAAGCTCGAGGGCGCGTATCTTCCGGATGCCGACCGCATCCTCGAAGCCGTGGACCGCTCGCTGGCCTACTGA
- a CDS encoding dihydrolipoamide acetyltransferase family protein, which produces MSTQNFNLPDVGEGLTEAEVVTWKVAPGDTVAINDVICEIETAKSLVELPSPHAGVVGELLVAEGSTVEVGTPIITFVTEAAGAPAVAVAPAPEEGGGSVLVGYGTGGGATSRRKRPAERPVRSSVGVIAKPPIRKLARDLGVDLTTVAASGADGEVTRDDVMKHASQASVFRNIETPEWGAVREETVPAPQSAPVGLARGIAAPAASAGDASRTESIPVKGVRKATSSAMVQSAYSAPHVTVWKEIDASRTMELVKRLKASPDYADIRVSPLLIMARAVIWAARRTPMVNAAWIETDSGAEIAVRHYVNLGIAAATPRGLLVPNIKDAQDLGMKELARALNRLTLTAREGKTSPADQQGGTITITNIGVFGMDAGTPIINPGEAGIVAMGTISQKPWVVDGEVRPRWVTTVAGSFDHRVIDGDGMSRFIADVASVLEEPALLVD; this is translated from the coding sequence ATGAGCACGCAGAACTTCAACCTCCCCGACGTCGGTGAGGGCCTGACCGAGGCCGAGGTCGTGACCTGGAAGGTCGCCCCCGGCGACACGGTCGCCATCAACGACGTGATCTGCGAGATCGAGACGGCGAAGTCGCTCGTCGAGCTGCCGTCGCCGCACGCCGGCGTCGTGGGCGAACTGCTGGTCGCCGAGGGCTCGACGGTCGAGGTCGGCACGCCGATCATCACCTTCGTGACGGAAGCGGCCGGTGCCCCCGCCGTGGCCGTGGCGCCCGCTCCGGAAGAGGGCGGCGGCTCGGTGCTCGTCGGCTACGGCACGGGCGGCGGAGCGACCTCGCGGCGCAAGCGTCCGGCTGAGCGCCCCGTGCGCTCCTCGGTCGGCGTGATCGCCAAGCCCCCGATCCGCAAGCTCGCCCGCGACCTCGGTGTCGACCTGACGACGGTCGCGGCATCCGGTGCCGACGGCGAGGTGACCCGCGACGACGTCATGAAGCATGCGTCGCAGGCCAGTGTGTTCCGCAACATCGAGACGCCCGAATGGGGTGCCGTCCGCGAGGAGACCGTGCCCGCGCCGCAGAGCGCCCCGGTCGGACTCGCCCGTGGCATCGCCGCCCCCGCCGCTTCTGCCGGCGACGCCAGCCGCACCGAGTCGATCCCGGTCAAGGGCGTGCGCAAGGCCACATCCTCCGCCATGGTGCAGAGCGCGTACTCCGCGCCGCACGTGACGGTGTGGAAGGAGATCGACGCGAGCCGCACCATGGAGCTCGTCAAGCGCCTCAAGGCCTCGCCCGACTACGCCGACATCCGCGTCTCGCCGCTGCTGATCATGGCGCGCGCCGTGATCTGGGCCGCCCGCCGCACGCCGATGGTCAACGCCGCCTGGATCGAGACCGACTCCGGGGCCGAGATCGCGGTGCGCCACTACGTGAACCTCGGCATCGCCGCGGCCACACCCCGCGGCCTGCTCGTGCCGAACATCAAGGACGCTCAGGATCTCGGCATGAAGGAGCTCGCCAGGGCCCTGAACCGCCTCACGCTCACCGCACGCGAGGGCAAGACCAGCCCCGCCGATCAGCAGGGCGGCACCATCACGATCACCAACATCGGTGTGTTCGGGATGGATGCCGGGACGCCCATCATCAACCCCGGTGAGGCCGGCATCGTGGCGATGGGCACGATCAGCCAGAAGCCGTGGGTCGTCGACGGCGAGGTGCGTCCGCGCTGGGTGACCACGGTCGCAGGCTCCTTCGACCACCGCGTGATCGACGGCGACGGCATGAGCCGCTTCATCGCCGACGTGGCATCCGTTCTGGAGGAGCCCGCGCTGCTCGTCGACTGA
- a CDS encoding low molecular weight phosphotyrosine protein phosphatase: MTSPDPFRVIFVCTGNICRSPMAEVVFRDLAERQGLGSRIVSRSAGTGDWHLGERADHRTIDSLARRGYDGSQHRARQFTQLSFADNDLVVALDRTHERILREWAHNEDEEGKVTLLLAFDPDATTHDVPDPYYAGTDMFDSVLGMIEASTRGLFRQLEPALRLPRTPRI; this comes from the coding sequence GTGACATCCCCGGATCCCTTCCGCGTGATCTTCGTCTGCACGGGGAACATCTGCCGCTCGCCCATGGCCGAGGTGGTCTTCCGCGATCTCGCCGAACGGCAGGGACTCGGATCGCGCATCGTCTCACGGAGCGCCGGCACAGGCGATTGGCACCTCGGCGAGCGCGCCGACCACCGCACGATCGACTCGCTCGCCCGCCGCGGCTACGACGGCTCGCAGCATCGCGCACGCCAGTTCACCCAGCTCTCCTTCGCCGACAACGACCTCGTGGTCGCCCTCGACCGCACGCACGAGCGGATCCTGCGGGAATGGGCGCACAACGAAGACGAAGAGGGCAAGGTCACGCTCCTCCTCGCGTTCGACCCGGATGCGACGACCCACGACGTGCCCGACCCCTACTACGCGGGCACCGACATGTTCGATTCCGTGCTCGGTATGATTGAGGCGTCGACTCGGGGCCTGTTCCGCCAGCTCGAACCCGCCCTACGACTCCCCCGCACTCCCCGTATCTGA
- the purB gene encoding adenylosuccinate lyase, whose translation MTFQPSLPPQPLSPLDGRYRAAVTGLADFLSEAGLNRARVEVEVEWLIALTDRSLFETAPLSDADKERLRALYRDFGQTEIDWLAEKEAVTRHDVKAIEYLVRDRLSTLGLDAISELTHFACTSEDINSVSYALTVKRAVESVWLPALDGVIAKLREIAVEHADAAMLSRTHGQPATPSTMGKEIAVFAWRLERVRDQIAASDYLAKFSGATGTWSAHLSADPDADWPTIAREYVEGLGLGFNILTTQIESHDWQVELYDRVRHAGGILHNLATDIWTYISLGYFAQIPVAGATGSSTMPHKINPIRFENAEANLELSGALLGSLSQTLVTSRLQRDLTDSTTQRNIGVAFGHSLLALDNLRRGLNEISLSRDVLLADLDVNWEVLAEAIQTVIRAEVVAGRSTISDPYALLKELTRGHRVGGAELAEFVQGLEIGDAAKQRLLALTPATYTGIAERLAR comes from the coding sequence CTGACTTTCCAGCCTTCGCTTCCGCCGCAGCCCCTGAGCCCCCTCGACGGTCGCTACCGCGCCGCCGTCACGGGCCTCGCCGACTTCCTCTCCGAGGCCGGCCTCAACCGCGCCCGGGTCGAGGTCGAGGTCGAATGGCTGATCGCCCTCACCGATCGCTCGCTGTTCGAGACCGCTCCGCTGTCGGATGCCGACAAGGAGCGCCTGCGCGCGCTGTACCGCGACTTCGGTCAGACCGAGATCGACTGGCTCGCCGAGAAGGAAGCCGTCACGCGTCACGACGTCAAGGCCATCGAGTACCTCGTGCGCGATCGGCTCTCGACCCTCGGGCTCGATGCGATCTCCGAGCTCACCCACTTCGCATGCACGAGCGAGGACATCAACTCGGTCTCGTACGCCCTCACCGTGAAGCGCGCGGTCGAGAGCGTCTGGCTGCCCGCCCTCGACGGGGTCATCGCCAAGCTGCGTGAGATCGCGGTCGAGCATGCGGACGCCGCGATGCTCTCCCGCACCCACGGCCAGCCCGCCACGCCCTCGACGATGGGCAAGGAGATCGCCGTGTTCGCGTGGCGTCTCGAGCGCGTGCGCGACCAGATCGCGGCATCCGACTACCTGGCGAAGTTCTCGGGCGCGACCGGCACCTGGTCGGCGCACCTGTCTGCAGACCCCGACGCGGACTGGCCGACGATCGCCCGCGAGTACGTCGAGGGGCTCGGCCTGGGCTTCAACATCCTCACCACCCAGATCGAGTCGCACGACTGGCAGGTCGAGCTCTACGACCGCGTGCGTCACGCCGGCGGCATCCTGCACAACCTCGCCACCGACATCTGGACCTACATCTCGCTCGGCTACTTCGCGCAGATCCCCGTGGCGGGTGCCACCGGATCGTCGACCATGCCGCACAAGATCAACCCGATCCGGTTCGAGAACGCCGAGGCGAACCTCGAGCTCTCGGGCGCCCTGCTCGGCTCGCTCTCGCAGACGCTCGTCACGAGCCGCCTGCAGCGCGACCTCACCGACTCGACCACGCAGCGCAACATCGGCGTCGCGTTCGGGCACTCGCTGCTCGCGCTCGACAACCTGCGCCGCGGGCTCAACGAGATCTCGCTCTCGCGCGACGTGCTGCTGGCCGACCTCGACGTGAACTGGGAAGTGCTCGCCGAGGCGATCCAGACCGTGATCCGTGCCGAGGTCGTGGCCGGCCGCTCGACGATCAGCGACCCCTACGCGCTGCTCAAGGAGCTCACCCGCGGACACCGCGTCGGCGGAGCGGAACTGGCCGAGTTCGTGCAGGGTCTGGAGATCGGCGACGCCGCGAAGCAGCGCCTCCTCGCGCTGACACCGGCGACGTACACGGGCATCGCGGAACGCCTCGCCCGCTGA